The Candidatus Nitrosopumilus sp. SW genomic sequence TTGAGATTCTTTACTCAAGAATTTACCAGTAACCAATCTAAAATTAAAGACTGCAATTATCGGGGCAATAACAAATGACAAAACAGTTGCAAAGTCAACAAGTTCTTTTAGACTATTTCCAAATTGAAATATCACGGTAAGTGAACCTATTGAAATTACAAGTAAGAAAATGACATACAAAACTCTGAATTTTGTGCGTATTTGCTCTTCTTTTTTTGTAAAAATCAATTCTATTGTTCTTTGAAGGGAGCGTGAATATCCATCAAGAACTGCAATTATTGTTCCAAACATCACAGTAAATGCAGAAGCTGCAATTATGATGTAACTCCAATCACCAATGGTGTGAGTATACAAAGAAACAATCTCATTTGCAAATAGTGCATTATTGTTTGGCAATTCATCACCAGAACCATAAAAGATGAAGGCACCCAATGTAACAAACATGATTGCTAAAATTCCTGTAATCAAGTATGCCAATCTAAATTCAAACAAAGTCTCTTTGAGTTTTGGTTTGTAATCGGTCTGCTTCATTCTTTCCAATGTCCACAAACTATTCCAACTAGAAAGATCAACTGCAGTGGGCATCCATCCCATTAGGGCAAGTAAGAAAAAGATTCCAGATACATCCCAAAGATCTTTTGGCTCAAATCCTGCAACAGGTTCTATTGGGCCATTATACAATGTAAACAAAAATGCAGAAACAGTAGATACTAACAAAACAATTGCAATAATCTTAATTAAACTATCAAGAACATGATATTTTCCAATTGCCAATATTCCAACACATACTACAAACAAAATGATTATCGTCGATTCTCCAAGAAAGTCCAATCCAAACAGATTCTCAAAAAATCCCGCAGTGACAAACCCTACTGCACCTGTGACAAAAAACATGGATGCAACTGTGATTAGAAAATACAACCATAATGCAGGAGTTCCTAGTTTCTTGTATCCATCAATAATGCTTGTTTGAGTAGAGTTTGCATAACGTGAACCATATTCAAAGAAAGGATATTTCAATAAAGTAACCACAATAACAAAACCCAAAATCAGTAAACCATAATCTGCGCCTGCTCGAGTGGATTGTACTAGATGAGACACACCTATGGCAGTACAAGCAAATAAGATTCCAGGACCAGCTGTTTTTGAAAAATGAGAGAGTTTTGAATCCATTATTCTATAATACGTTGACATTCCAAGTATCATCAACCCAAACTCCGATAACTTTAGCACCAGTGTTCCAAGATGAAATTACCTCAACACCTTTCTTGATTTGAGATTTGTGTTCTTCGTCTGAAACGGGATTTCCAGCGCAGTCATAGTGGCCGGATACTACGATTAACTCGGATTTGTGTGCATTAATTGAAATTCCAACTTTGGTCTTAATTGATTCAAGATCAGAATTGTCTGCAACTTTTTTGTCAACACCTGGTTCTGTGATTGCATCTACATAATCAACAGAGTAGTTCTCTTTGATCCATTTTGCAAGAGGTAGTTGGATTCTACCATCCATGCAAGTTACAGATGTTGCAAATTTTCCTTCTGCCATAATTTGTCAAGATTGTGGAAGAATAAAATTATTTTCCATGTAAAAAGCACTCAGAGGTGTGATCACTGACCATTCCTATTGCCTGCATTAATGCATAGCATATTGTAGGCCCTACAAAACTAAATCCACGTTTTTTGAGGTCTTTGCTTAGTTTTTCAGATATTTCAGTAGATACAGGTAAATCAGATAGTTTTTTGAATTTATTTTTGATGGGCTTGTAATTTACAAAACTCCACAGATATTTGTCAAAAGAACCAAACTCTTCTTGTATTTTGAGAAACTGTTTTGCATTATTAATTGCAGAGTTAATTTTTAGTTTGTTTCGAATGATTGATTCGTCTTGGAGTAATTTTGATACTTGTTTTTGAGAATATTTTGAGACTTTACGGGCATCAAAATTTGAAAATGCATTTTTGTAACCATCCCTACGCTTGAGGATAGTCACCCATGAAAGACCAGCCTGGGCACCCTCCAATATCAAAAATTCAAATAATTTTTTATCATCATGTTGTGGTCTTCCCCATTCTTTATCATGATAAGTTATGTTTGGTTCCTCAGTTGCCCATTGACATCTTTTCATATTTTCTACTGAGTCTAACAAAATATTAGTTATCAAATTTTTAAAAATTCATGAAACTAAATCAGCAATTACTAAGAATTAACAGAAGTTTTCTGATTTGTTTTGTAATTTCAGCATCGCTTTCAGCAACATTTGCACAGTTACTAGTAGATTATGACAGTTTTCTTACAACAACATTTACTATAATTTTTGGATATGGAGTATATTTTGGAATTTTTTCGGCATTGTTCTATTGGGATAACAAGGATCGCTACAAATCAATGAGAAAAGAGTTAATCAGAAGAGAATTACTTGCACTAGTTTCATCATTTGGCATAGGAGAGATTGTGTATTTGGGAATAAGATGGCCAACTTTTTATTATTTCTTAGAAATTGGCATAGAACCATTCTTGGCATCATTGATTTCAGAAGTAATTTCTACTGGGTGCTATATGGTATCAGTTACATTGTTTCTTAGAAAGACAAAAACGTATTAGTTATTTTGCTAATTGGTTAACTAAATCAGTAGAAGTAATTATTCCAGTTATAGTACCATTATCAGAGACAGCAAGTTTTCTTATTTTTTTACTTGCCATTGTTTCTGCAGCTACAGAGAGTGGTTCACCCTGATTAATCGTAATTAGGGGAGAAGACATTATTTTTTCAACAGTAGTATCAAATGGAAGATTGTTTGCAGCAATCTTTGTTGCATAGTCTCGGTCAGTAACAATACCAACAAGATTATTACCGTCTTTTACAATAACAGCACCTATTCCTCCCTGTTCCATCATTTTAGCAACTTGTAGTGCAGTAGTGTTAAGATTAACAGTGATTAATGCACGTGTCATGATATCTTGTACTTTGATGGATGAGTAGTTGAAATCTTTTCGACTCACCATTGTCATATTACGTTATAATATTTAAGATATTCATACTGTAGGAGTCTTAAATTCTAAATTGCAGTCTTGGCATATAATTGACTTGTAGCATTAGAAATTTTTCTCTTAAACGAGATCCTATAGAAAATTAAAATTCCCAATAACTCCAAATATTCTACAAATCCAACAGTGTAAAAATGCATTAGCCATCCGTCAAGAGATTGATCAATAGATGCAATTGCTGCACTCATTTTAGGAAATTCTGTTAACAATGCAGATGGAACTAGTAAGAATCCAACAAACCAATCAGAGGGAGTCATGTTATTTGTCATTTCTAACACTTGCTCTGGGGAATTGATCATTTTGGTATTCTGAGAGTTTTGTAGCATGTATTCAGAATGAGTAGAACTACCCTGGTCTATAGCTACGATCATTGTACCTAAAATTAAAAGTAAAAATAGAGATTCACCAAAAATGGCGATACCTCGCTTTCCTTTCTGAAATTTGTAGATTTGTCTTTCAAGCATAGGACCAAAAAATCCCAATTTCTGTTTCTTTGCCAAAATTATTACAGATACAGAAATAGCAGTAATTATTCCAAAAGAGCCTAACCAATCATCAGAAACGAATTCCACAAATAGCAGTCTGGCTGGCAATAGTAAACCAGTCATTATACCAAATACAATAAAGGATTCAAATATTCCTCTCAAATGCAGGTCCCCTTCTGAAATAAGTATTCATACTGTAAAAAATGCAGAATTGCTTTTAACTAAATCAAAAAAAAAAATCTAGTGCTAACTTTTGAGAAAAAATTTGTTAAAAAGTGAAATTAATGATTAAAGACTACTCGTCTTCTTCATCATCGTCATTGTCTTCTTCATCATCGTCGTCTTCTTCATCGTCGTCTTCTTCATCGTCGTCATCGTCTTCTTCGTCATCATCGTCAGTATCAATTTCAGATTCGATTTCAAATTCAATGACTTCCTCTATTTCTGCCACGGTAAGCCCAGTCATTGTTGCAATTTGTGCAATAATGTCCTGTTCATCAGTCCACTCAATCTCAAAATTAGTCTTATCACTATTGTTTTCTACCTCAATTTTGGCAATTCCATCTTCGACTTCAACTTCAATTTCTAATTCATTCTCTGTGTCATCTTCAGAATCATCCCTAGTATCATCTATGTCTTCAGCAGATTTTCCTAGATATTTCATTCTAGATTCGGATGCCAAGTCTTTTGCATCTTCAGCTAATTCTTCTGCTTCAGCAAAATCATCAGAAGCAAAGTGATCTTTTGCTAATGCCAAAAGTTCTTTTGCCTCATCTAGTTTTTCTAGCGAAACGGAAACATCTTTTCCATCAGTTTGAGCCTCGGTTATTTTATTTTCAGCTCTTGCAATGGCTTGTGTTGCCTCACGAATTTCTTTTGCTGCATCTTCTGAATCATCAGATCCTTCTAGAGATGTTCCTAGTTCTTCACGTTCTTTCTTGTGTTTTTCTTTAAGTTCTTCACGTTCTTTCTTGTGTTTTTCTCTTAGTTCTTCACGTTCTCTTTTTTCAGCTTCACGTTGTTCTTTCTTGTCTTCTCTTGTTTCCTCATCCATCTTTTGTCTGAGTTCACGAATCTTATCTTTTCTGTCTTCTCCGTCTGAATCTGATTCGATGTTAGCTAATGCGGCTTCTTTTTGAGCCATTCCAACTGGCAATCCCTTTGCATCTTGGATAAGTATCCTCATGCTGTCTCTAAACTCTTTGAATGCTTTCTTGTAAGTGTCTCGAAAGTCTTTATAATCATCTTTGATTTCTTTAAGATCAGTTTTACATTGATCTCGGATTGCCTGTCTATTTTCAGGTTCTGCAGATCTCATATCATCTCTGCATTGTTTAATGACAAGTTTTGTTTCCTCTTTTTGTTTCTCAATTAACTCTCTTGATTCTCGAACAAATTCTGAAACTGCTAATCCTAGATTCTTGTAGATTTCATCAGTTTCTGTTTCATCAGTTTCTGTTTCATCAGTTTCTGTTTCATCAGTTTCTGTTTCATCAGTTTCTGTTTCAGAATCATTTAAAGTGATTGAGATAGATTCTTCTAATTCAATAACAATATCTTCCCCACTGTCATTTGTTTGAGCAAATGAGAGAGGACTAGAAATTAACCCTAAAACAAGTACAGAAATTACAAAAAGATTGAACACAAATCTCATAACAAAAATTTGGGTTAATAGTATATAGCAATTACCATGAACTTTTACTTTTTCACATTATTTTTTGATATTCTATAACAACATAATGACAAGTTTCTAAAATAACAAAAGAAGATTGTTTGTTCTAGTATGCACTGTCTTGCAATCATATGAATTTCTTATAAGACAATAGTAAGCGGACCCGACCGGATTCGAACCGGCGACCTAACGCTCCGCAAGCGTTCGCACTATCCAAGCTATGCAACGAGTCCGAAAACTTTGGTGAATTTACGCTTAATTTGGATTACGATTACTGAGATTCTGCAAAAATATAGGGAGTTTCATCAGTTTCATGAAATGTCCAAACGGTTGGCAAAGAAATGGTTTCTATTTTTCGAAGTTTGTTTTCTTCAATCAAAGTACCCCAACCAGCCTCATTTTTTGGATCCGGTGCATATTTTTGAGAGTATGTGCCTGCAAAAACCCAACCAGTGTTTTTCCAAAAGTCCTGGGATCGAATTTTGTTGATTACACCAGTAGCCAAAGAAACACCACCCATTTGTGCGAGTCCTCCAATGAAAAATATCGGTTTATCCAAATTCAAAGATGCGTAATCAAAAGTTATTGCATTAGAACAAAAAGGATGAAAATCAAGTGTAGTGATAAGTGTTTTTTGTAGATCAATTAACTGTTCATCAAGTTCTATACTATAGGATTCCATATTCAAAACTTTAGCACAAAAAGCAATTCTACCATCACCAGAACCAATATCAATCACTTCTGAATATCCAAGATCTTTTGTCATTGATGTTGCAACATATGCAGACATTATCCAAGTGGGGGAAAAAGGTGCATTACTAGAACCATGCTGAATACTATTCAACCAATACTTGTTGATATCACCTTCATAGACAACACATTTTGTGTCACCAACAATATCTTCGTATGAGTTGTAATAGATAGGATTTTTTGTAGCAAATTGATGTAACAATTCCAAATCTTGTTGGTCTATTGGGAATAGTTTGGAAGAAGAAATAGGAATAACTTCTTGCATCTGACTTTTTCCAGAATATGTTTTTTCAAATTCTTTTTTTAGAAAAACAAGGTTTTGTGCAAGTTGTTGAATCATGCCAATCCTTTGTCATATTGTTCAACAAACTCTTTGGTACTCATTTTTTTTCTAAGTTCTTCAAATAGTTGAGATTCATGTTCAATTTGTTCTTTGGTTTTTTCGCCAGGACTTGACTGTAGTGTAGAGGTTGCTTCTTGAATTGAATTTGAAAGATTTTCTAGTATTTTGGGATGTATGTCGTTGTTGAATTTTCCTGAAATAAGTTGTTCTGTTTTATCAATTCGTTCCAGCAGTGCCTTGTGATTTTCAGAGTCTAATTGCTGTTTAAGCATAGAAATCATAGAAGAGACATTCATGACTTGATAGTAAGTTTCTACAATTTTATGAATTCCCATGTCATCAGATACATTAGAAAGGAATTTTTCAAGTTTTTGAGATTCTGTATTAAACATTGAAGAAATTTCATCAGCAGAACTCATACTTGAGAAAAGATTTCAAATTTTTAAAA encodes the following:
- a CDS encoding NRAMP family divalent metal transporter, with product MILGMSTYYRIMDSKLSHFSKTAGPGILFACTAIGVSHLVQSTRAGADYGLLILGFVIVVTLLKYPFFEYGSRYANSTQTSIIDGYKKLGTPALWLYFLITVASMFFVTGAVGFVTAGFFENLFGLDFLGESTIIILFVVCVGILAIGKYHVLDSLIKIIAIVLLVSTVSAFLFTLYNGPIEPVAGFEPKDLWDVSGIFFLLALMGWMPTAVDLSSWNSLWTLERMKQTDYKPKLKETLFEFRLAYLITGILAIMFVTLGAFIFYGSGDELPNNNALFANEIVSLYTHTIGDWSYIIIAASAFTVMFGTIIAVLDGYSRSLQRTIELIFTKKEEQIRTKFRVLYVIFLLVISIGSLTVIFQFGNSLKELVDFATVLSFVIAPIIAVFNFRLVTGKFLSKESQPSMMLKILSFAGIIFLSGFAIFFLVMKFL
- a CDS encoding carbonic anhydrase, with the protein product MAEGKFATSVTCMDGRIQLPLAKWIKENYSVDYVDAITEPGVDKKVADNSDLESIKTKVGISINAHKSELIVVSGHYDCAGNPVSDEEHKSQIKKGVEVISSWNTGAKVIGVWVDDTWNVNVL
- a CDS encoding DNA-3-methyladenine glycosylase I — translated: MKRCQWATEEPNITYHDKEWGRPQHDDKKLFEFLILEGAQAGLSWVTILKRRDGYKNAFSNFDARKVSKYSQKQVSKLLQDESIIRNKLKINSAINNAKQFLKIQEEFGSFDKYLWSFVNYKPIKNKFKKLSDLPVSTEISEKLSKDLKKRGFSFVGPTICYALMQAIGMVSDHTSECFLHGK
- a CDS encoding cyclic nucleotide-binding/CBS domain-containing protein, producing MVSRKDFNYSSIKVQDIMTRALITVNLNTTALQVAKMMEQGGIGAVIVKDGNNLVGIVTDRDYATKIAANNLPFDTTVEKIMSSPLITINQGEPLSVAAETMASKKIRKLAVSDNGTITGIITSTDLVNQLAK